From the Bacillota bacterium genome, the window AGCCCTACCGGGTTTTTCGGCTTAGGCCAGAACTCGTTGGTGGCAGTCTCATTGATTGCCACTACTTTACCGAGGTTATCTATAACAATAACACCAGTTTTTATGGTATCGCAGGCCTCTAAGAGCAGGGCAAATTTTTCCAAAGCCAACCCCTCACTGGTTAATGCAATATAGGCTTTTGTGGCAATCGCCAAAATATGCTGGCTATTTAATTATACCATCAAGTAAGTTTTGGGGACAGGGGATCTAATTCAATGTAGCAGTTTTCATACGCCCGATCACAATTAGTTCCAGGTTTTGTTTTTCAACCAGGCGATAAGTTAACAGGTACTTGTGGTTATGTAAGTCGAACTTGTGGACAAAGACACCTTTTAAATCACCTTTCTTTTCGACGCCTAAATCTGGATTCTTGATGATGTTTTTTATCACGGAGTCCAGTTCTTTTTTATCGGTGTGGGAAAATTTCTTCACTTTTTGGGCAAAAGATCTTGATTGATATACTTTCATGTGCTTTACCCGAAGTGGTATTCGGTTTTATCACCTTTTTCGAGTTCTTCGATGCCAAGCAAAATTTCTTTAACCAAAATGAAGGTTAAATCAGGGTTTTCTTCGATATTTTTACCGAGCATAGCCCAGTATTCGATTTGCCCGGTTATAGAACGGTGTTCAACTGCGCTGTATTTTTTTGCTTCCTCGGCCAACTTATCAGAAATTCTAATCGCTGTAGACATTTTTAAGGCCTCCCAAAATTATCTGGAATACATTCTTATGATATCAAAAGTAGTAGCAATATACAACATTATATTGCATATTGCTACAGTTATAATTTATTCCTGTTCGTCCAGCTTCTTCACAAAGGGTTTCTTCTGATCAAAGACCTCGTGAATGACCGGCATCCAGCGGCTGATCGGTATTCCCTGGGGGCATTTCTCCTCACATTCCCCGCAGGATATACAGTTGGCGGCGCGGATATCCTGCTGTAAAAATCCGTTGCTGTCGTAAACATGCTTCCACCATTTATATTTACCCCGGGAGGTGTCATACTGGTCAAACATGATGCCGTTGTTGTAGTTGGCAATGTTCTGGGGAATGTCAACGTTCTGTGGGCAGGGCATGCAGTATCCGCAGTCGGTGCAGGGTATGGTGGTCAACTCCTCGTATCGGGTTCTCACTTCATCGAAAATGGCCAGTTCTGCGGGAGTAAGAACGCCAATCTCCGAGCGGCCGGCGTAGCTAATATTATCTTTAACCTGCTCCAGGGTGCTCATTCCGCTTAGGACAACCGCTACTTCCGGCTGGTTCCAGAGCCACTGCAGGGCCCATTCAACGGGATTTCGTTTTCTTT encodes:
- a CDS encoding type II toxin-antitoxin system RelE/ParE family toxin; translation: MKVYQSRSFAQKVKKFSHTDKKELDSVIKNIIKNPDLGVEKKGDLKGVFVHKFDLHNHKYLLTYRLVEKQNLELIVIGRMKTATLN